A window of the Deltaproteobacteria bacterium genome harbors these coding sequences:
- the ruvB gene encoding Holliday junction branch migration DNA helicase RuvB yields MEERLLSGMEKTEEGRLEATLRPRSLDDYIGQQRVKDNLRVFIEAARARHEALDHVLLHGFPGLGKTSLAYIIAQELNVNIRTTSGPVVERPGDLAAILTNLDNRDVLFIDEIHRLNTVVEEILYPAMEDFQLDLIIGQGPSARTVKLDLPHFTLVGATTRAGLLTPPLRDRFGVALRVDFYQPEELARIVHRSANLLGISVDRGGAWEIARRSRGTPRIANRLLRRVRDYAEVRADGIITREVTDAALEMLGVDGKGFDKMDRKILLTLIDKFDGGPVGIDTLCAAVGEEKDTLEDVYEPYLLQEGYLKRTPRGRVATRLAYLHFNRSPGKTHQQELFEMEGHSPPNHDN; encoded by the coding sequence ATGGAAGAACGTTTACTGAGCGGCATGGAAAAGACAGAAGAAGGACGCCTCGAGGCAACCCTCCGTCCCCGGAGTCTCGATGACTATATTGGCCAGCAGCGGGTGAAGGATAATCTGCGGGTGTTCATAGAAGCTGCCAGGGCCCGCCATGAAGCTCTGGACCATGTGCTGCTTCACGGCTTTCCCGGCCTGGGCAAGACCTCCCTTGCCTACATCATTGCCCAGGAACTGAACGTCAATATTCGCACCACTTCTGGTCCTGTAGTTGAAAGGCCCGGCGACCTCGCTGCCATCCTCACCAACCTGGACAACCGCGATGTCCTTTTCATCGACGAAATTCATCGACTCAACACTGTGGTGGAAGAAATTCTCTATCCAGCCATGGAAGATTTTCAGCTCGATCTCATCATTGGCCAGGGCCCCAGCGCCAGAACAGTCAAGCTGGACTTGCCTCACTTTACCCTGGTTGGAGCCACCACCAGGGCCGGTCTGCTGACCCCACCGCTGCGAGATCGATTTGGGGTGGCGCTGCGGGTGGATTTCTATCAGCCAGAAGAACTTGCCAGGATCGTCCACCGCTCAGCCAACCTTCTCGGAATATCAGTGGACCGTGGCGGCGCCTGGGAGATTGCCAGGCGCTCCCGCGGCACTCCCAGAATCGCCAACCGGTTGTTGCGCCGGGTGCGCGACTACGCCGAGGTGCGGGCAGACGGGATCATTACTCGAGAGGTCACGGATGCCGCCCTGGAAATGCTCGGTGTTGATGGCAAAGGTTTCGACAAGATGGACAGAAAAATCCTTCTGACGCTCATCGACAAATTCGATGGCGGGCCGGTTGGCATCGACACTCTCTGCGCTGCAGTGGGAGAGGAAAAAGACACTCTGGAGGATGTCTACGAGCCGTATTTACTGCAGGAGGGCTACCTCAAGCGCACTCCACGGGGACGCGTTGCTACCAGGCTTGCCTATCTCCATTTCAACCGCTCTCCCGGGAAAACTCACCAGCAAGAGCTCTTCGAAATGGAAGGGCACTCTCCCCCCAATCATGACAACTAG